The following are from one region of the candidate division KSB1 bacterium genome:
- a CDS encoding STAS domain-containing protein, with translation METFTIQRQDKDELSILNLSGFLDAHTAPELEKQLDQLINEGRSKIIVNFANLNYISSAGLGVFMGKIETVRSMNGDIKMCRMTPKIFRVFDLLGFPTLYDIVQEEEEAVQLFASKERSSRRADDRA, from the coding sequence ATGGAGACCTTTACAATTCAACGACAAGACAAAGACGAATTATCTATTCTCAATCTTTCCGGTTTTTTGGACGCGCATACGGCTCCGGAACTGGAAAAGCAGCTCGATCAGCTCATCAATGAAGGCCGCAGCAAGATCATCGTAAATTTCGCGAATCTCAATTACATCAGCAGCGCCGGCCTCGGCGTATTCATGGGCAAAATCGAAACGGTCCGCAGTATGAACGGCGACATCAAGATGTGCAGAATGACGCCAAAAATTTTCCGAGTCTTTGATCTACTCGGATTCCCGACATTATACGACATTGTCCAGGAAGAGGAAGAGGCGGTGCAGCTTTTCGCGTCGAAAGAGCGCAGTTCGCGGAGAGCCGATGATAGAGCTTGA
- a CDS encoding SpoIIE family protein phosphatase, translated as MKYFSQLSLLLPFAFFCAAAALYLAGDRTVALTWVGLRHEVFVITAVILSLPLIYRQKWASDRNVLRGIRHLFFLIVMTGGILFLSRQRFSLLQQKIISQDWFRLNWSDSVFVVLWAFFSLIFILIALGTLRNLIYVKRRRNTARHFAWLMVLMLLYAFLGLYKSRTQTEFVENEFLKYFDNIVLFLLINFIVINSFRVGWINYLNKKQKLACFFGGFLLIPLQISFVNQFKEVSPVYNFSPFLERFVEMGMIFIAVYLSFAFLALLAHLPTARLYDRKLQQIRSLHDLSRVLSSEFDWDRLVQTIVRLAAQVTEAQYSWLELYVNGRLALASSWNLSLNEERRRQADEQDRLYEALRSERESLLLNEAGKDPLLRTLRRWKSGLGSLVAAPLITSDQVLGYLFAAKQEEFSFEQDDAEMMRAFADQAAAAIMNAKLVEQSLVKERLEQELRIAHEAQMKLLPKTMPVLNGMAFDAVCITANEVGGDYYDFFDIGEELTAVVVGDVSGKGPSAAFYMAEVKGIMEALAAERLSPEEMLAIVNETVYRNFDRNTFISLIYGLVDARRRRFTFCRAGHCPVYHYRAAEAAVRRLEPRGIGLGLTSSPLFQNTLETMIVDILPQDCFLLFTDGVIEARNPAGEEFGEERLAEAFQEANETHANEIKKHLLHRIYAFFDGAAAFDDLTFVLFKAVAETES; from the coding sequence ATGAAATATTTCAGTCAACTTTCGTTACTTCTTCCTTTTGCGTTTTTTTGCGCCGCTGCGGCCTTGTATTTGGCAGGCGACAGAACCGTCGCTTTGACTTGGGTCGGCTTACGGCACGAGGTCTTTGTCATCACCGCAGTGATCCTCTCCCTGCCGTTGATTTACAGACAAAAATGGGCATCCGATCGGAACGTTTTGCGCGGCATTCGCCATCTCTTTTTTCTGATAGTCATGACCGGCGGCATTTTGTTCCTTTCGCGCCAAAGATTCAGCCTGCTGCAGCAAAAGATCATCAGCCAGGATTGGTTTCGGCTCAATTGGAGCGATTCCGTCTTTGTCGTTTTATGGGCATTTTTTTCATTGATTTTTATTTTAATAGCCCTCGGCACCCTCCGCAACCTGATTTACGTTAAAAGGCGGCGAAACACCGCCCGCCATTTTGCCTGGCTGATGGTTTTGATGTTGCTTTATGCCTTTCTCGGATTGTATAAAAGCAGAACGCAAACCGAATTCGTCGAGAACGAGTTTCTCAAATACTTTGACAATATCGTTCTTTTTCTGCTCATCAACTTTATCGTCATCAATTCCTTTCGGGTCGGCTGGATCAATTATCTGAATAAAAAGCAAAAACTGGCCTGCTTTTTCGGCGGTTTTTTACTCATTCCTTTGCAGATCTCCTTCGTCAACCAATTTAAAGAGGTCAGCCCGGTTTACAACTTTAGCCCGTTTCTTGAGCGGTTTGTGGAAATGGGGATGATCTTTATTGCGGTTTATCTGAGTTTTGCCTTTCTGGCGCTTCTTGCGCACCTGCCGACCGCCAGGCTGTACGACCGAAAGCTGCAGCAGATCCGTTCTCTGCATGACCTAAGTCGAGTATTGAGCTCAGAGTTTGATTGGGACCGATTGGTGCAGACGATCGTTCGGCTGGCCGCTCAAGTGACCGAGGCACAGTATAGCTGGCTCGAGCTGTACGTTAACGGCCGTTTGGCTCTGGCCTCGTCTTGGAATTTGAGTCTGAATGAAGAACGCCGCCGGCAGGCAGATGAGCAGGATCGTCTGTACGAAGCGCTGCGCAGTGAGCGGGAGTCCCTATTGCTCAACGAAGCCGGCAAAGATCCGCTCCTTCGCACGTTGCGCCGCTGGAAAAGCGGTCTCGGCTCTCTGGTGGCCGCGCCGTTGATCACCTCGGATCAGGTTTTGGGTTACCTCTTTGCCGCAAAACAGGAGGAATTTTCCTTCGAGCAGGACGATGCGGAGATGATGCGCGCCTTTGCAGACCAAGCGGCGGCGGCGATCATGAACGCCAAACTGGTCGAACAGTCGCTGGTAAAGGAAAGGCTCGAACAAGAGCTGCGCATTGCTCATGAGGCGCAGATGAAGCTGCTGCCTAAAACTATGCCTGTTCTAAACGGCATGGCATTTGATGCAGTCTGCATTACAGCCAACGAAGTGGGCGGCGATTACTATGATTTTTTCGACATCGGCGAGGAATTAACGGCGGTAGTGGTCGGCGATGTTTCCGGCAAGGGCCCTTCAGCAGCTTTTTACATGGCCGAGGTGAAGGGGATTATGGAGGCGCTGGCGGCTGAACGGCTTTCTCCCGAAGAGATGCTGGCCATCGTTAATGAAACGGTTTATCGCAACTTTGACCGCAACACCTTTATCAGCCTGATCTACGGGTTGGTGGATGCCCGACGCCGCCGCTTTACCTTTTGCCGCGCCGGACATTGCCCGGTCTACCATTATCGCGCTGCGGAGGCGGCGGTTCGTCGCTTGGAACCGCGCGGCATAGGTCTCGGCCTTACCTCCAGCCCTCTGTTTCAGAACACCCTGGAAACGATGATCGTGGATATTCTGCCGCAGGATTGTTTTCTCCTCTTCACCGACGGCGTCATCGAAGCGAGAAATCCTGCCGGTGAAGAGTTCGGCGAAGAGCGGCTGGCTGAAGCCTTTCAAGAGGCTAATGAAACCCATGCAAACGAAATCAAGAAGCATCTTCTTCATCGCATTTATGCATTCTTTGACGGCGCCGCGGCGTTTGATGATCTGACATTCGTGCTCTTCAAGGCGGTTGCCGAGACCGAAAGCTAA
- a CDS encoding SpoIIE family protein phosphatase: MMRARSSARKLDLRSVELRSLIELSQVLNASLDADAVLNTCLLTPMGRMLISRGMALTADENGSLGVRILKGLPASLAQQRFTFEYAFRTPTRLAELPDDVCRYKPFLQSLGIELVVPMCSPSRMVGALCFGGKMTGKPFSPRELEFLNSFSNIAATALENALMFQSLITVNRRLDRKVHELNTLFEVGKELNTALDRERILAILQHTVMGQMTVNKLIMIEVGEDQTIEYPILKWPERTELDRILAEKELILSLSELNEARLLTAEEPAHRLLFEAGVRAVVPMRLQEETRALLLLGKRLSRQEYAQEDLDFLSTLGNRVMVSLENVRLFQEALEKQRLEEEMAIAESIQQRLLPRTFPSLHGIEIYGLNQPSRMVGGDYFDCIPLSDGRVVLAVGDVSGKGLGAALLMSNLHAGLHTLLQSGLPMNEMIKRLNDLIYRHTDFDKFITFFYAELDPQSRLLRYVNAGHNPPMLCRSDGSIGLLTEGGLILGMLEDVDYMIGQVELRSGDLLAAYTDGVTDARNSADELFDEDRLAELVRTAARSDLRADELCTQIVKAVEDFSGDLPQADDITLLIVKVQEKT; encoded by the coding sequence ATGATGCGCGCTCGATCGTCGGCTCGAAAACTCGATCTGCGCAGCGTGGAGCTGCGGTCGTTGATCGAACTCAGTCAGGTGCTCAACGCTTCGCTGGACGCCGATGCAGTGCTCAATACTTGCCTTCTCACGCCGATGGGACGAATGCTCATCAGCCGCGGCATGGCTTTGACTGCGGACGAAAACGGAAGTCTCGGCGTGCGCATCCTCAAAGGACTGCCCGCCTCTCTTGCCCAACAACGCTTTACATTTGAGTATGCATTTCGCACGCCGACCCGACTTGCTGAATTGCCGGACGATGTCTGCCGCTACAAGCCGTTTTTGCAAAGTCTCGGCATTGAGTTGGTGGTGCCGATGTGCTCGCCGAGCCGAATGGTCGGCGCCTTGTGCTTCGGCGGCAAAATGACCGGCAAACCGTTTTCCCCTCGCGAACTCGAATTTCTCAATTCGTTTTCCAACATTGCCGCCACGGCGCTGGAAAATGCCTTAATGTTCCAAAGCCTAATAACCGTCAACCGGCGCCTGGACCGCAAGGTGCATGAACTTAACACTTTGTTCGAGGTCGGTAAGGAACTGAACACGGCATTGGATCGGGAGAGGATTCTTGCCATTCTGCAGCACACGGTTATGGGACAAATGACGGTCAATAAATTGATCATGATCGAGGTAGGAGAAGATCAAACGATCGAATACCCCATCCTCAAGTGGCCGGAGCGAACCGAGTTGGACCGTATTCTGGCCGAGAAAGAGTTGATTTTGAGCTTGTCGGAATTGAACGAAGCGCGTCTTTTGACGGCTGAGGAACCGGCACATCGACTTTTGTTCGAGGCCGGCGTTCGTGCGGTCGTACCGATGCGGCTGCAGGAAGAAACACGGGCACTATTGCTGCTCGGCAAAAGGCTTTCGCGGCAAGAGTACGCGCAGGAGGATCTGGATTTCTTGTCTACACTCGGCAATCGCGTCATGGTATCGTTGGAAAACGTCAGGCTCTTCCAAGAGGCGCTGGAAAAGCAGCGGCTGGAAGAGGAGATGGCGATTGCCGAATCGATTCAGCAGCGGCTGCTGCCGCGCACTTTTCCCTCGCTGCACGGCATCGAGATTTACGGTCTCAATCAGCCCTCGCGAATGGTCGGCGGCGACTATTTCGACTGCATTCCGCTGAGCGACGGCCGCGTCGTTTTGGCCGTGGGAGACGTTTCCGGCAAAGGCCTCGGCGCGGCGCTGCTCATGTCGAACCTCCATGCCGGTTTGCATACGCTGCTGCAGTCCGGTTTGCCCATGAACGAGATGATCAAGCGGCTGAACGATCTGATCTATCGCCACACCGATTTCGACAAGTTCATTACTTTTTTCTACGCCGAACTTGATCCGCAAAGCCGTCTGCTTCGCTATGTCAACGCCGGGCACAACCCGCCGATGCTTTGTCGCAGCGACGGCAGCATCGGACTGCTTACGGAAGGCGGCCTAATTCTCGGCATGCTGGAGGATGTCGATTATATGATCGGTCAAGTCGAACTGCGCAGCGGCGATCTGCTGGCGGCCTACACCGACGGGGTGACCGATGCGCGCAACAGCGCGGATGAACTCTTTGACGAGGATCGATTAGCGGAGCTGGTCAGGACAGCGGCCCGCAGCGATCTGCGCGCCGACGAGTTGTGCACGCAAATCGTCAAGGCCGTCGAAGACTTTAGCGGCGATCTCCCCCAGGCAGACGACATCACCCTGTTAATTGTAAAGGTCCAAGAAAAGACATGA
- a CDS encoding ATP-binding protein, whose product MPKNEMTYCLRIPSRTDNLELIREFVARVARKVGFDEDDVGKIELACDEACSNVIKHAYEQKNGSQSLDVVIRVDLKKLTLIVTDHGKGFDPSKVIVPDMKEYLAQLKVGGLGIYLMRTLMDEVDYDIKPGVRNQVKMVKYLIDKKSSKVVKADRNEE is encoded by the coding sequence ATGCCGAAAAATGAAATGACTTATTGCTTGCGGATACCCAGCCGCACGGACAACCTCGAGCTGATCCGCGAATTTGTCGCTCGTGTGGCCCGAAAGGTCGGCTTTGACGAGGACGATGTGGGCAAGATCGAGCTGGCCTGCGACGAGGCTTGTTCGAACGTCATTAAACACGCTTACGAGCAAAAGAACGGCAGTCAAAGCCTGGATGTTGTCATTCGCGTCGATTTGAAAAAACTGACCCTCATCGTCACCGACCATGGCAAAGGATTCGATCCTTCCAAGGTCATTGTTCCGGACATGAAGGAATATCTGGCGCAGCTCAAAGTCGGCGGACTGGGCATCTATTTAATGCGCACGCTGATGGATGAAGTCGATTACGACATCAAACCCGGCGTACGCAATCAGGTCAAGATGGTCAAGTATCTTATCGATAAAAAGAGCTCCAAGGTGGTAAAGGCCGACAGGAATGAGGAATGA
- the amrS gene encoding AmmeMemoRadiSam system radical SAM enzyme — protein sequence MKISRRQFLFTAAASLGAAGIAAAAGKNDVDKLHEARYYKKLPQRKIECELCPRRCVIDDMERGYCGVRENHGGVYYSLVYGQVCSANIDPIEKKPLFHFLPGAKAFSIATVGCNVMCKFCQNWEISQANVDQVKSMELLPAQTAAIAKDRRCEVIAYTYTEPVVFTEYMYDCAVEGRKAGVRSVMISNGYINAQPMKDLCNVLDAVKIDLKAFNERFYRELVAGELKPVLDTLVLLKKQKMWTEIVYLVIPGQNDDPGELREMCTWIKNDLGPETPVHFSRFHPQYRLTNIPATPLEVLRKARRIGLECGLYYVYTGNVPGDEGESTYCPNCGAVVIKRFGFSVLSRALKDGRCVACGRAIAGVWS from the coding sequence ATGAAAATTAGTCGCCGACAATTTCTTTTTACAGCCGCCGCTTCATTGGGCGCAGCAGGAATCGCCGCTGCGGCGGGCAAGAACGACGTCGACAAGCTGCACGAAGCGCGGTACTATAAAAAGCTGCCGCAGCGTAAAATAGAATGCGAACTCTGCCCGCGGCGATGCGTCATAGACGACATGGAGCGAGGCTACTGCGGTGTGCGCGAAAATCACGGCGGCGTCTATTACTCACTCGTCTACGGCCAAGTCTGCAGCGCCAATATCGACCCGATCGAAAAAAAGCCGCTGTTTCATTTTCTGCCTGGTGCCAAAGCCTTTTCGATTGCAACCGTCGGTTGTAACGTTATGTGCAAGTTCTGTCAGAATTGGGAAATCTCGCAGGCCAACGTCGATCAGGTCAAATCGATGGAACTTTTGCCCGCGCAGACGGCTGCGATTGCCAAGGACCGTCGCTGTGAAGTTATTGCCTACACCTATACCGAACCGGTCGTTTTCACGGAATACATGTATGATTGCGCCGTGGAAGGCCGAAAGGCCGGGGTGCGCAGCGTGATGATATCGAACGGCTACATAAATGCGCAGCCGATGAAGGATTTGTGCAACGTACTGGACGCCGTCAAGATTGATTTGAAGGCGTTTAACGAACGGTTTTATAGAGAGCTTGTGGCGGGCGAACTCAAGCCGGTGTTGGATACTCTCGTGCTGCTGAAAAAGCAAAAAATGTGGACCGAGATCGTTTACTTGGTGATCCCCGGACAAAATGATGATCCCGGAGAACTGCGCGAGATGTGCACCTGGATCAAGAACGACTTGGGGCCGGAGACGCCGGTACACTTTAGCCGGTTTCACCCCCAATATCGATTGACCAACATACCGGCTACGCCTTTGGAAGTATTGCGCAAAGCGCGGCGCATCGGTTTGGAGTGCGGTCTCTATTATGTCTACACCGGCAATGTGCCGGGGGATGAGGGCGAAAGCACCTATTGCCCGAACTGCGGTGCCGTAGTCATCAAGCGGTTCGGTTTTTCGGTACTGAGTCGCGCCCTCAAAGATGGAAGATGCGTTGCCTGCGGCAGGGCGATTGCAGGCGTGTGGAGCTGA
- a CDS encoding PAS domain S-box protein, which produces MNILIAHPKQAFIDAASESFGLRRAGHQIASAHSLADLVDKIAQNSYHLLLIDGELIDNGAAAFFGVLSALKDEADVIVTVDEKHAALQQELKELGGLQIVVKTDGYLTALNRAIRRILEKAAQAAVNSTLQSEPAGTQSASEERSFVCDRRGRFLSVAEGIERLTGYAAEELAHLSLTDLMPAGQEASFYRRLFDETGGAGERTLTIDLRDKFGKVHSVELIVRLISVEGRPDQFIGFRGTMREVEPSVVSREPARIDQMEMIAQFIELVHDGYSQPLSLFLRRIVEVTCQLFRFRRSTLALLDTRSQSFIKQALVGYSEAERQQVEQRVPEVPRDVIDRIFEGRYRIKVIYHQRRERDTVGDEAALLPDRRSQRRPAVNQWHKRDLVLLNLKDHSGVTFGYISLDEPQPDMQPNRNLFYNLEIFSRLISMAIENYYRFSTLAKRNRRLQQILANSSIFKLQPSLTDVLNETSWAAKNTLEFNLICIALINKKSQKLELKSVACDDAVKQAQLLELAYEVPAFSRLLKDEYQLGKSYYIKKEEAILRHLKQIYYGAELSLNRAAGWNPWQFIVVPIRGREEKIIGFLMADDPVSHRAVPDETIGLLEIIAGQVAVAIENRMLYVEVRDRRIPISVSDTPAIVAETHTKEFEEEAPKGIKRLVDRFLR; this is translated from the coding sequence ATGAACATCCTCATTGCCCATCCCAAACAGGCTTTTATTGATGCGGCCTCCGAGAGTTTCGGCTTACGGCGTGCCGGCCATCAGATTGCTTCGGCGCATTCTCTTGCCGATTTGGTCGACAAGATCGCCCAGAACAGTTATCATCTGCTGCTCATCGACGGCGAATTGATCGATAACGGTGCGGCTGCTTTTTTCGGCGTGCTTTCTGCGCTTAAGGATGAAGCCGACGTCATCGTTACGGTCGATGAGAAACATGCAGCATTACAGCAGGAACTGAAAGAATTGGGAGGATTGCAGATCGTCGTCAAAACCGACGGTTATTTGACGGCACTGAACCGCGCCATCCGCCGCATTCTTGAGAAGGCAGCTCAAGCGGCTGTAAACTCAACTCTCCAGTCTGAACCGGCGGGAACCCAATCTGCCTCCGAAGAGCGTTCATTTGTTTGCGATCGGCGCGGCCGGTTTCTATCCGTTGCCGAGGGCATTGAAAGGCTGACCGGCTATGCGGCGGAGGAACTTGCTCATCTCTCATTGACGGATCTCATGCCCGCCGGCCAGGAGGCGTCTTTTTATCGTCGTCTTTTCGATGAGACGGGAGGCGCAGGCGAGCGCACTTTGACGATCGATTTGCGGGACAAGTTCGGCAAAGTTCACTCGGTCGAACTCATCGTCAGGCTGATCAGCGTCGAGGGTCGTCCTGATCAGTTCATCGGCTTTAGGGGTACTATGCGGGAGGTCGAACCTTCTGTGGTTTCCAGAGAGCCTGCCCGTATCGATCAAATGGAAATGATCGCTCAATTCATTGAATTGGTCCACGACGGCTATTCTCAGCCGCTCAGTCTCTTTTTGCGGCGTATTGTGGAGGTCACCTGTCAGCTGTTTCGCTTCCGCCGTTCCACTTTGGCGCTCCTCGATACACGTTCGCAGTCTTTTATCAAGCAGGCGTTGGTGGGCTATAGTGAAGCGGAGAGACAGCAGGTTGAACAGCGGGTTCCCGAAGTGCCTCGCGACGTCATTGACCGCATTTTCGAGGGACGTTATCGGATCAAAGTCATCTATCACCAGCGGCGAGAGAGGGATACGGTCGGTGATGAGGCTGCTCTATTGCCGGACCGTCGCAGTCAGAGGCGCCCGGCCGTCAATCAATGGCATAAGCGCGACCTGGTTCTGCTCAACCTCAAAGACCACAGCGGCGTGACGTTCGGCTATATCTCTCTCGATGAACCGCAGCCGGATATGCAGCCGAATCGCAATCTTTTCTATAATCTCGAAATCTTTTCACGCCTGATCAGCATGGCCATCGAGAACTATTACCGCTTCAGCACACTGGCCAAGCGCAACCGCCGATTGCAGCAGATTTTGGCCAACAGCAGCATCTTTAAGCTGCAGCCCAGTCTAACTGATGTCCTCAACGAGACCAGTTGGGCAGCCAAGAACACTTTGGAGTTCAATTTGATCTGCATTGCGCTCATCAATAAAAAGTCGCAAAAGCTGGAATTAAAGTCCGTTGCCTGCGACGATGCAGTCAAACAGGCGCAGCTATTGGAGCTCGCCTATGAAGTGCCTGCTTTCAGCCGTCTCCTTAAAGATGAGTATCAGCTCGGCAAGTCATATTACATCAAAAAGGAAGAAGCGATTCTGCGGCATTTGAAGCAGATCTATTACGGCGCCGAGCTGAGCCTGAATCGAGCCGCCGGCTGGAACCCTTGGCAGTTTATCGTTGTTCCAATTCGTGGAAGAGAAGAAAAGATCATCGGCTTCCTTATGGCCGACGATCCGGTTTCTCATCGTGCTGTACCGGATGAGACGATTGGTCTCTTGGAGATCATTGCCGGCCAAGTAGCCGTGGCAATCGAGAATCGGATGCTTTACGTCGAAGTCAGAGATCGAAGGATTCCGATCTCGGTAAGCGATACACCGGCTATTGTGGCCGAAACTCATACAAAAGAATTTGAAGAGGAAGCGCCGAAGGGCATCAAGCGGCTGGTCGACCGATTCTTGCGATAA
- the amrB gene encoding AmmeMemoRadiSam system protein B — MLNERAEAQVRPPMVAGQFYPADAQQLSRDVKRYLDKAEDLRLPPIIGLLVPHAGYIYSGATAAAGYKQAARQKVELAVVISPTHREYFEGVTIYPGDAYETPLGKMAIDKQTAAKLVASHSAVHFSERGHRAEHALEVQLPFLQTLFPQAKLLPLVVGPDCDWKTCESVGRALADVVRGRQALIVASSDLYHGESYSDCVKISKETLDAVTRLQPEALFRGLQRDTYQACGGLPAVIMETAAMALGADEAKLIAQTNSNDVTGTRGGYVVGYGAVALYKKASQENRSDKVEYKPLPLAEQKYLLKLARWAIAERLKVKSVEAPAKLASPILQEKRGVFVTLTQKGHLRGCIGRHEADVPLEELVPQMARAAAFEDPRFPPLRPEELAITDIKISVYLTNVYRIHDLSEFKMGEHGIILKKGFHAATYLPEVPLEAGWKTVEEEMASLCLKAGLPPDAWKSGAEFWVYKTQVFDESILKK; from the coding sequence ATGTTGAACGAAAGAGCAGAAGCACAAGTACGGCCGCCGATGGTAGCGGGTCAATTCTATCCGGCCGACGCCCAACAGCTGTCGCGAGACGTTAAGCGCTACTTGGACAAGGCGGAAGACCTTCGTCTGCCGCCGATCATTGGTCTGCTTGTTCCGCATGCGGGGTACATTTATTCCGGCGCTACGGCTGCCGCCGGTTACAAGCAGGCGGCTCGACAGAAAGTCGAGTTGGCGGTGGTCATTTCTCCCACGCATCGCGAGTATTTCGAGGGAGTGACAATCTACCCAGGAGACGCCTACGAAACCCCGTTAGGAAAAATGGCCATTGACAAACAAACGGCGGCCAAATTGGTTGCATCGCATTCAGCCGTGCATTTCAGTGAACGGGGACATCGGGCCGAGCACGCCTTGGAAGTGCAGTTGCCGTTTCTTCAGACTCTGTTTCCGCAGGCCAAGCTTTTGCCTTTGGTCGTCGGCCCTGATTGCGACTGGAAGACCTGCGAATCCGTCGGAAGAGCCCTTGCCGACGTCGTGCGCGGCAGGCAGGCTTTGATCGTCGCCAGTTCGGATCTCTATCATGGAGAGTCTTACTCGGATTGCGTCAAAATCAGCAAGGAGACGCTGGATGCGGTGACGCGCCTGCAGCCTGAAGCTTTGTTCCGCGGGCTGCAGCGGGATACCTATCAGGCCTGCGGCGGCCTGCCCGCGGTGATTATGGAAACGGCGGCCATGGCCTTGGGTGCCGATGAGGCAAAACTGATCGCCCAGACCAATTCGAATGATGTGACCGGAACCCGCGGCGGCTATGTCGTGGGGTACGGCGCGGTTGCGCTCTATAAAAAAGCTTCGCAAGAGAATCGATCGGATAAAGTCGAATACAAGCCGTTACCGTTGGCCGAACAGAAATATTTGCTCAAGTTGGCCCGTTGGGCGATCGCGGAAAGATTGAAAGTCAAATCCGTCGAAGCACCGGCGAAACTCGCGAGTCCAATACTGCAAGAAAAGCGCGGAGTATTTGTAACGCTCACTCAAAAAGGTCACCTGCGCGGCTGTATCGGCCGCCATGAGGCGGATGTTCCTCTGGAAGAGTTGGTGCCGCAGATGGCTCGCGCCGCCGCCTTTGAAGATCCGCGTTTTCCGCCGCTGCGTCCCGAGGAGCTGGCTATTACGGACATCAAGATTTCGGTCTATTTGACCAACGTCTACCGAATTCACGATCTGTCCGAGTTCAAAATGGGCGAGCATGGGATCATCTTGAAAAAAGGATTTCATGCCGCTACCTATTTGCCGGAAGTGCCGCTCGAAGCCGGGTGGAAGACGGTGGAGGAAGAGATGGCCAGCCTCTGTCTCAAAGCCGGCCTGCCGCCGGATGCCTGGAAGAGCGGAGCCGAATTCTGGGTTTACAAAACACAGGTGTTCGACGAGTCGATTCTAAAGAAATGA
- a CDS encoding DUF362 domain-containing protein, producing MKRRDFLKSLSAAGLVGFSSSVPAEAVGESPQMRGRVVMVQRPGIVDAQERADAVKLANMLDAAVERLFEEKADKIWRTLFSPRDVVGLKVNCLAGRGLSTRTELTQAVVDRLTKAGVPHEQIIIWDRRDRDLQRAGYTLNSGKGVQCCGNDRAGFTEHVYEFGAAASQLSLTLMRCTAVINLPILKDHGIVGMSGALKNFFGAVNNPNKYHMNCGDPFVADVACLPPIRQKVRLTICDALTAQYEGGPPFMPEYTWRLESLLVAVDMAALDRIAWQMIDEKRRQVGLPTLEKAGRKPTYILTAGDAAHRLGETDPMKIEWIRI from the coding sequence ATGAAGCGAAGAGATTTTCTAAAATCCTTGTCGGCAGCCGGGCTGGTCGGTTTCTCGTCGTCCGTACCGGCGGAAGCGGTCGGAGAATCGCCGCAGATGAGAGGCCGCGTGGTGATGGTTCAGCGCCCCGGCATCGTCGATGCGCAGGAGCGGGCGGATGCGGTCAAGCTTGCGAACATGCTCGATGCCGCGGTCGAAAGGCTGTTCGAAGAAAAAGCGGACAAGATTTGGCGAACGCTTTTTTCACCGCGCGATGTGGTCGGATTAAAGGTGAACTGTCTGGCGGGACGAGGCCTTTCGACCCGAACCGAACTCACCCAGGCGGTCGTCGATCGACTGACCAAAGCCGGAGTGCCGCATGAGCAGATCATCATTTGGGACCGCCGCGACCGCGATCTCCAACGCGCCGGCTATACGCTCAATTCGGGCAAGGGTGTTCAATGCTGCGGCAATGACCGCGCCGGATTTACCGAGCACGTGTACGAGTTTGGGGCCGCCGCCAGTCAATTATCGTTGACGCTTATGCGCTGCACGGCCGTCATCAATCTGCCGATTCTCAAGGATCACGGCATCGTGGGCATGAGCGGCGCCCTAAAGAATTTTTTCGGTGCGGTTAATAATCCGAACAAATATCATATGAACTGCGGCGATCCGTTTGTTGCGGACGTGGCTTGTCTGCCGCCGATCCGCCAAAAGGTGCGTTTGACGATTTGCGACGCCTTGACGGCGCAGTACGAAGGCGGACCGCCGTTTATGCCGGAATATACTTGGCGCCTGGAGAGCCTTTTGGTTGCCGTCGATATGGCGGCGCTCGACCGCATCGCCTGGCAAATGATCGATGAGAAGCGCCGCCAAGTCGGACTGCCGACGCTCGAAAAGGCGGGCAGAAAGCCGACCTATATTCTGACGGCAGGCGATGCGGCGCACCGCCTGGGCGAGACCGACCCGATGAAAATTGAGTGGATTCGTATTTAA